A single region of the Jatrophihabitans sp. GAS493 genome encodes:
- a CDS encoding Lrp/AsnC family transcriptional regulator yields MARNPARTELDEVNRAIIAQLQEDGRRPYASIGKAVGLSEAAVRQRVGKMVESGVMQIVAVTDPTQVGFDRQAMIAITASGDLEALAAKLAEIPEVVYIVVIAGGFDILAEVVVAGDDHLLRLVNGQIRAIPGVTRTETFLYLKLAKQTYDWGAR; encoded by the coding sequence ATGGCACGTAATCCGGCCCGGACAGAACTCGATGAAGTGAACCGAGCCATCATCGCCCAACTCCAGGAGGATGGGCGGCGGCCGTACGCCAGCATCGGAAAGGCCGTCGGACTCTCCGAGGCAGCGGTGCGGCAGCGCGTCGGCAAGATGGTCGAGTCCGGAGTGATGCAGATCGTGGCGGTCACCGACCCGACCCAGGTCGGCTTCGATCGTCAGGCGATGATCGCGATCACGGCCTCAGGCGACCTCGAGGCGCTGGCCGCGAAGCTGGCCGAGATCCCCGAAGTCGTCTACATCGTCGTGATCGCCGGTGGGTTCGACATTCTGGCCGAGGTCGTCGTAGCCGGCGACGACCACCTGCTGCGACTGGTCAACGGCCAGATTCGCGCCATTCCCGGTGTCACTCGAACCGAGACCTTTCTCTACCTCAAACTCGCAAAACAAACCTATGACTGGGGTGCACGATGA
- a CDS encoding aspartate aminotransferase family protein produces MAASANIDAAALDAKAHDHLWMHFTRHSSYAESPVPTIVRGEGSYIYDINGRRYLDGLSGLFVVNAGHGRRELAEAAYKQASELSFFPLWSYAHPPAIELADRLADYAPGDLNKVFFTTGGGEAVETAWKLAKHYFKLIGKPMKHKVISRAIAYHGTPHGALSITGIPELKQMFEPLVPGAHKVPNTNFYRAPEFGDDLKEFGRWAADAIEQAILNEGPDTVACVFLEPVQNAGGCFPPPPGYFQRVREICDRYDVLLVSDEVICSFGRLGPMFACDKFDYIPDMITCAKGMTSGYSPIGACIVSDRIAEPFWQGDTIFPHGFTFGGHPVSAAVALANFDIFEREGLNQRVLDNEQAFRATLEKLNDLPIVGDVRGDGYFYGIEMVKDKHTRETFNDDEAERLLRGFLSKALFEAGLYCRADDRGDPVIQLAPPLICGQGEFDEMEQILRSVLTEAWTRL; encoded by the coding sequence ATGGCCGCTTCGGCCAACATCGACGCGGCGGCGCTGGACGCGAAGGCCCACGACCACCTCTGGATGCACTTCACCCGCCACTCCTCCTATGCCGAGTCGCCCGTACCGACCATCGTGCGCGGCGAAGGTTCTTATATTTACGACATAAACGGGCGTCGCTATCTCGATGGACTCTCCGGTCTCTTCGTCGTGAACGCAGGCCACGGACGTCGCGAACTGGCGGAGGCGGCCTACAAGCAGGCCAGTGAACTCAGCTTCTTCCCGCTCTGGTCCTACGCGCACCCGCCGGCTATCGAACTGGCCGATCGACTCGCTGACTACGCCCCCGGCGACCTGAACAAGGTCTTCTTCACCACCGGGGGCGGCGAAGCGGTGGAGACCGCGTGGAAGCTGGCCAAGCACTACTTCAAACTCATCGGAAAGCCCATGAAACACAAGGTTATCTCGCGCGCCATCGCCTATCACGGCACGCCGCACGGTGCCCTGTCGATCACCGGAATCCCCGAACTGAAGCAGATGTTCGAGCCGCTGGTCCCCGGCGCCCACAAGGTGCCGAACACCAACTTCTACCGGGCACCGGAGTTCGGCGACGACCTCAAGGAGTTCGGCCGCTGGGCAGCCGACGCGATCGAGCAGGCGATTCTCAACGAAGGTCCGGACACGGTGGCCTGCGTCTTCCTCGAACCGGTACAGAACGCCGGTGGCTGCTTCCCGCCGCCGCCCGGGTACTTCCAGCGTGTCCGCGAGATCTGCGACCGCTACGACGTGCTGCTGGTCTCCGATGAGGTGATCTGCTCCTTCGGGCGGCTCGGCCCGATGTTCGCGTGCGACAAGTTCGACTACATCCCGGACATGATCACCTGCGCGAAGGGGATGACCAGCGGCTACTCCCCCATCGGTGCTTGCATCGTCAGTGACCGCATCGCTGAGCCGTTCTGGCAGGGCGACACGATCTTCCCGCATGGCTTCACCTTCGGCGGGCACCCGGTCTCGGCCGCGGTTGCGCTGGCCAACTTCGACATCTTCGAACGTGAGGGGCTCAACCAGCGGGTACTCGACAACGAGCAGGCGTTCCGGGCCACCCTGGAGAAGCTCAACGATCTGCCCATCGTCGGCGACGTCCGCGGCGACGGATACTTCTACGGAATCGAGATGGTCAAGGACAAGCACACCCGTGAGACGTTCAACGACGACGAGGCCGAGCGACTTCTGCGTGGTTTCCTCTCCAAGGCGCTCTTCGAAGCCGGCCTCTACTGCCGGGCCGACGATCGCGGCGACCCGGTGATCCAGCTGGCGCCGCCGCTGATCTGCGGCCAGGGCGAGTTCGACGAGATGGAGCAGATTCTGCGCTCTGTACTCACCGAGGCATGGACGCGGCTGTAG
- the ald gene encoding alanine dehydrogenase, with amino-acid sequence MKVGIPREIKNHEYRVAITPAGVHELVTNGHQVIIERDAGVGSSIPNEDYTAAGAKLLDSADDIWADADLVLKVKEPIAEEYPRMRRDQVLFTYLHLAASKPCTDALLAAGTTAIAYETVQLSDRSLPLLAPMSEVAGRLAPQVGSYHLMRQGGGRGVLMGGVPGVYAARVVVIGAGVSGQNAAAIAIGMQAEVLLLDRNVARLRQMDAIYQGHCQTITSNSYEIEKAVLDADLVIGAVLIPGAKAPTLISNELVSRMKPGSVLVDISIDQGGCFEDSRPTTHDDPTYQIHNSIFYCVANMPGAVPHTSTYALTNVTLPYALELANQGWRDALRSDPALALGLNTHEGAVTNEPVAAAQGYSSVSLADVLG; translated from the coding sequence ATGAAGGTCGGAATTCCCCGCGAGATCAAGAATCACGAGTACCGGGTGGCGATCACGCCGGCCGGGGTGCACGAGCTGGTGACGAACGGCCATCAGGTCATCATCGAGCGCGATGCCGGAGTCGGTTCCTCGATTCCGAACGAGGACTACACGGCGGCCGGGGCGAAACTCCTCGATTCAGCCGATGACATCTGGGCCGACGCCGACCTGGTGCTGAAGGTGAAGGAGCCGATCGCCGAGGAGTATCCCCGCATGCGGCGCGATCAGGTGCTCTTCACCTACCTGCATCTGGCCGCCTCCAAGCCGTGCACCGATGCGCTGCTGGCCGCCGGTACCACGGCCATCGCCTACGAAACCGTGCAATTATCGGATCGTTCGCTGCCGCTGCTGGCCCCGATGTCCGAGGTGGCCGGCCGCCTCGCGCCGCAGGTCGGCTCGTATCACCTGATGCGTCAGGGCGGCGGCCGCGGCGTGCTGATGGGTGGCGTGCCCGGGGTCTACGCCGCTCGCGTCGTCGTCATCGGCGCCGGGGTCTCCGGCCAGAACGCGGCGGCCATCGCGATCGGCATGCAGGCCGAGGTGCTGCTGCTGGACCGCAACGTCGCACGGCTGCGGCAGATGGACGCGATCTACCAGGGCCACTGCCAGACCATCACCTCCAACAGCTACGAGATCGAGAAGGCGGTGCTGGATGCCGACCTGGTGATCGGCGCGGTACTGATCCCCGGGGCAAAGGCGCCGACGCTCATCAGCAACGAGTTGGTGTCGCGGATGAAGCCCGGGTCGGTGCTGGTCGACATCTCCATCGACCAGGGTGGCTGCTTCGAGGACTCACGCCCCACCACCCACGACGACCCGACCTATCAGATCCACAACTCGATCTTCTACTGCGTCGCAAACATGCCGGGCGCGGTCCCGCACACCTCGACCTACGCCCTCACCAATGTGACGCTGCCCTACGCACTTGAGTTGGCCAATCAGGGCTGGCGGGATGCGTTGCGCAGCGACCCGGCGCTCGCCCTGGGGCTCAACACCCACGAGGGCGCGGTCACCAACGAGCCGGTGGCCGCGGCCCAGGGTTACAGCAGCGTCTCCCTCGCCGACGTCCTCGGGTAG
- a CDS encoding FAD-binding oxidoreductase, whose translation MSLRDLSLWHETVPGSLQPRAALDSDQRVDVAIVGAGYTGLWTAYYLLESDPSLRIAIVESEIAGFGASGRNGGWCSALYPVGAASMAREHGKAAAVAQLAAMRSAVDEVVRVDAVEGLDADVTRGGTVVLARSAAQLHRARDEVSEAADFGIDLQLLDAEAARGRLGASEVLGATFTPDCAALHPAKLARRLAEVVESRGATIYEMTAATSIEPGAVHTARATLRADTVIRATEGFTPRLPGYRRALAPIYSLMIATEPLSPAVWDELGLRHRETFSDFRNLIIYGQRTADDRIVFGGRGAPYHFGSRIDPAFDRNDAVFSGLQRTLVELFPALRRTKITHRWGGPLGVARDWRPSVGLDRTTGIGWAGGYVGDGVSTTNLAGRTLRDLILGRDSELTGLSWVGHRSPNWEPEPLRWLGANAGLQAMTWADAAEARGGRPSRVAATVNRIIGR comes from the coding sequence ATGTCGCTGCGGGATCTCTCGCTCTGGCACGAGACGGTGCCCGGATCGCTGCAGCCACGGGCCGCGCTGGACAGCGACCAGCGCGTGGACGTGGCGATCGTCGGTGCCGGCTACACCGGGCTCTGGACGGCGTACTACCTGCTCGAGAGCGATCCTTCCCTGCGGATCGCCATAGTCGAGTCCGAGATCGCCGGATTCGGCGCATCAGGTCGCAACGGTGGCTGGTGCTCGGCGCTCTACCCCGTCGGTGCCGCGTCGATGGCCCGTGAGCACGGGAAGGCCGCAGCCGTCGCCCAGTTGGCAGCGATGCGGTCAGCCGTCGACGAGGTGGTGCGGGTCGATGCCGTGGAGGGTCTGGACGCCGACGTGACGCGAGGTGGCACCGTCGTGCTGGCCCGCTCGGCCGCCCAGTTGCATCGGGCCCGCGACGAGGTCAGCGAGGCCGCGGACTTCGGCATCGACCTGCAGCTTCTCGACGCCGAAGCCGCCCGCGGCCGGCTGGGGGCCTCGGAGGTGTTGGGCGCGACATTCACCCCCGACTGCGCCGCGCTGCACCCGGCCAAGCTTGCTCGCCGGCTGGCCGAGGTCGTCGAGTCCCGCGGCGCGACGATCTATGAGATGACAGCGGCAACCAGCATCGAACCGGGCGCCGTTCACACCGCACGAGCGACCCTGCGGGCCGACACGGTGATTCGGGCCACCGAGGGATTCACCCCGCGGCTGCCGGGGTACCGTCGCGCCCTCGCCCCGATCTACTCGCTCATGATCGCCACCGAACCGCTTTCGCCGGCCGTCTGGGACGAGCTGGGTCTGCGGCACCGGGAAACCTTCTCCGACTTCCGGAACCTCATCATCTACGGGCAACGCACCGCCGACGATCGGATCGTCTTCGGCGGCCGGGGTGCGCCCTACCACTTCGGGTCGCGAATCGATCCGGCCTTCGACCGCAATGACGCCGTATTCTCCGGCCTGCAGCGGACGCTGGTCGAGCTCTTCCCGGCGCTGAGGCGGACCAAGATCACCCACCGCTGGGGCGGCCCGCTCGGCGTGGCCCGGGACTGGCGGCCGTCGGTTGGTCTGGATAGAACCACGGGCATCGGGTGGGCCGGTGGGTACGTCGGCGATGGGGTCTCGACCACGAATCTGGCCGGGCGCACACTGCGCGACCTCATCCTGGGCCGGGACTCCGAACTGACGGGGCTCAGCTGGGTCGGGCATCGGTCGCCGAACTGGGAGCCGGAACCGTTGCGCTGGCTAGGGGCCAACGCCGGACTGCAGGCAATGACCTGGGCCGACGCGGCCGAGGCCCGGGGTGGCCGGCCGTCTCGGGTTGCCGCCACGGTCAACCGGATCATCGGCCGCTGA
- a CDS encoding SDR family oxidoreductase, with protein sequence MGRYVITGATRGIGRALVELLSPAHDIIAVGRDEAALKELPVAERILLDLSRPASFAAVVDACPYLGHLDGLVHSAGIAQRASLANSSPELWEQHFTLNVTAVAELTRVLLPGLRAGRGSVVLINSGQGLNASADSAVYAASKFGLRGLADSLRAEEPALRVSTVYPGRVATEMQRELRAQEAGEYEPQKYIQPATLAVMIAQILATPSDSVVTELVVRPRG encoded by the coding sequence ATGGGTCGCTATGTGATCACCGGTGCCACCCGTGGCATCGGGCGGGCGCTGGTGGAGCTGCTGTCGCCCGCGCACGACATCATCGCCGTCGGGCGGGACGAAGCAGCGCTAAAGGAATTGCCTGTCGCCGAGCGAATACTGCTCGATCTGAGCCGGCCAGCCAGCTTCGCCGCCGTCGTCGACGCCTGCCCCTACCTCGGGCACCTGGACGGCCTGGTGCACAGCGCCGGCATAGCCCAGCGGGCCAGCCTGGCCAACTCTTCGCCCGAGCTGTGGGAGCAGCACTTCACCCTCAACGTCACGGCCGTGGCCGAGCTCACCCGGGTCCTCCTGCCTGGGCTGCGAGCGGGGCGGGGCAGTGTCGTGCTCATCAACTCCGGCCAGGGGCTGAACGCGAGCGCCGACAGCGCGGTCTACGCGGCCAGCAAGTTCGGTCTGCGCGGCCTGGCCGACTCGCTGCGCGCAGAAGAGCCTGCGCTTCGAGTGAGCACCGTGTACCCGGGGCGGGTTGCCACCGAGATGCAGCGCGAACTCCGCGCTCAGGAGGCGGGGGAGTACGAGCCACAGAAGTACATTCAGCCGGCGACCCTGGCCGTCATGATCGCGCAGATCCTGGCCACCCCGTCTGACTCAGTCGTCACTGAACTCGTCGTGCGCCCGCGGGGTTGA
- the rlmN gene encoding 23S rRNA (adenine(2503)-C(2))-methyltransferase RlmN, with translation MTSLPLIFDAPKRGMPPRHLADLSESERREAAAELGYPAFRADQLSRHYFARLENDPAQMTDLPAAARSELGAALLPSLLTEVRHLETDAGTTRKTLWKLHDGTLVESVLMRYPGRMTVCVSSQAGCGMACPFCATGQGGLKRNLSTGEIVEQVAAAARSAARGELGGGVGRLSNVVFMGMGEPLANYNRVVAALHRLIDPSPAGLGLAQRSITVSTVGLVPAIRKLTDEGLNVTLAVSLHAPDDELRNTLVPVNTRWNVEEVLEAADGFADRTGRRYSIEYAMIRDVNDHAWRADLLGEMLRGRLAHVNLIPLNPTPGSQWDASPKSVEREFVRGLEQHGVSVTVRDTRGREIDGACGQLAASG, from the coding sequence ATGACTTCGCTGCCGCTCATCTTCGACGCCCCCAAACGCGGCATGCCGCCCCGACACTTGGCCGACCTCTCCGAGTCCGAACGCCGCGAAGCTGCGGCCGAACTCGGCTATCCGGCGTTTCGCGCCGACCAGCTCTCCCGGCACTACTTCGCGCGGTTGGAGAACGACCCAGCGCAGATGACCGACCTGCCGGCCGCCGCCCGCAGCGAACTTGGCGCGGCGCTGCTGCCATCACTACTCACTGAGGTTCGGCACCTGGAGACCGATGCCGGAACGACTCGCAAGACCCTCTGGAAGCTGCATGACGGCACCCTGGTCGAGAGTGTGCTGATGCGTTACCCGGGGCGGATGACGGTCTGCGTCTCCAGCCAGGCTGGGTGCGGGATGGCCTGTCCGTTCTGCGCCACCGGGCAGGGGGGCCTCAAGCGCAATCTCTCGACCGGCGAGATCGTGGAGCAGGTCGCCGCGGCGGCCCGGTCGGCGGCTCGCGGGGAGCTCGGCGGCGGGGTGGGCCGGCTGTCGAACGTCGTCTTCATGGGCATGGGTGAACCACTGGCCAACTACAACCGGGTGGTGGCGGCGCTGCACCGGCTCATCGATCCGTCGCCGGCCGGACTCGGTCTGGCCCAGCGCTCGATCACCGTCTCCACCGTGGGGCTCGTCCCGGCAATCCGCAAGCTCACCGACGAAGGATTGAACGTGACCCTGGCCGTCTCCCTGCACGCGCCGGACGACGAATTGCGAAACACCCTGGTGCCGGTGAACACCCGCTGGAACGTCGAAGAGGTACTCGAGGCCGCCGACGGGTTCGCGGACCGCACCGGACGCCGGTACTCGATCGAGTACGCGATGATCCGCGATGTGAACGACCACGCCTGGCGGGCCGACCTCCTCGGTGAGATGCTGCGTGGCCGGCTGGCCCACGTGAACCTCATCCCGCTCAATCCCACACCGGGGTCGCAGTGGGACGCATCGCCGAAGTCGGTCGAGCGGGAGTTCGTCCGTGGCCTCGAGCAGCACGGAGTCTCGGTCACCGTCCGCGACACCCGGGGTCGGGAGATCGACGGCGCCTGCGGCCAGCTCGCGGCATCGGGCTGA
- a CDS encoding phosphatidate cytidylyltransferase — MTDPETTRVPRVAGTRSGRHRHAAPDDDTDADQPATALAVVDSAVVSRRGRHAAVIDDDADVRELYPPDPPKSRAGRNLPAAIGVAVALAALVLGSLFLYKPSFVIVIMVAISYGAYELVKALSASGVRVPLVPVLVGGIAMETAAWQRGPNGLVVALLITVAALVVWRLADGMAGYQRDVAGSILVLTYLPMLASFAVLLDRADDGVARVITFIAIVVCSDTGGYAAGVLFGKHLLAPIVSKGKTWEGFAGSVLACSICGGLIVSLTFHHAWWQGVLLGLALVVTATLGDLGESLIKRDLGIKDMGSLLPGHGGLMDRLDSLLPCAAVAYLVLTAILGG, encoded by the coding sequence GTGACTGATCCCGAGACAACTCGCGTCCCGCGGGTCGCCGGCACCCGTTCGGGTCGCCATCGACACGCGGCGCCAGACGACGACACCGACGCCGACCAGCCCGCGACCGCGCTGGCCGTCGTCGACTCTGCCGTCGTCAGCCGCCGAGGACGCCACGCAGCGGTCATCGACGACGACGCCGACGTCCGCGAGCTCTACCCGCCGGATCCGCCGAAATCGCGCGCCGGACGCAACCTGCCGGCCGCGATCGGGGTCGCGGTAGCCCTGGCCGCCCTGGTCCTCGGCTCGCTCTTCCTCTACAAGCCGTCGTTCGTCATCGTGATCATGGTGGCGATCAGCTACGGCGCCTACGAGCTGGTCAAGGCGCTGTCGGCATCCGGCGTGCGGGTTCCCCTGGTGCCGGTGCTGGTGGGCGGGATCGCGATGGAGACGGCGGCCTGGCAGCGTGGCCCCAACGGGCTGGTGGTTGCGCTGCTGATCACCGTCGCGGCCCTGGTCGTCTGGCGGCTGGCCGACGGCATGGCCGGCTATCAACGCGACGTCGCCGGTTCGATCCTCGTCCTCACCTACTTGCCGATGCTGGCCAGTTTCGCGGTTCTGCTCGACCGGGCCGACGACGGGGTCGCGCGCGTGATCACGTTCATCGCGATCGTTGTCTGTAGCGACACCGGTGGCTACGCCGCCGGTGTGCTCTTCGGCAAGCACCTGCTGGCTCCGATCGTCTCCAAGGGCAAGACCTGGGAGGGCTTCGCGGGCTCGGTGCTGGCCTGCTCGATCTGCGGCGGTCTCATCGTCTCCTTGACCTTTCACCACGCCTGGTGGCAGGGGGTGCTCCTCGGGCTCGCTCTGGTGGTGACGGCGACCCTCGGCGACCTCGGTGAATCATTGATCAAACGCGACCTCGGGATCAAGGACATGGGGAGTCTGCTTCCCGGCCACGGCGGGCTGATGGACCGTCTGGATTCGCTGCTTCCGTGCGCGGCCGTGGCCTACCTGGTGTTGACGGCGATCCTGGGCGGCTGA
- the frr gene encoding ribosome recycling factor produces MIDETLFDAEEKMEKAVSVARDEMGGIRSGRATPNAFSRINVEYYGAMTPIPQLASVSIPEARMAIIKPYDVSSLAAIEKAIRDSDLGVNPSNDGTLIRIVFPQLTEERRREMVKVAKGKGEDAKVSIRAVRRHAKDTLDKLAKDGEVGEDDAHRAEGELDKTTGKYTASIDDIVKAKEAELLEI; encoded by the coding sequence GTGATCGACGAGACACTCTTTGATGCTGAAGAGAAGATGGAGAAGGCCGTCTCCGTCGCCCGCGACGAAATGGGTGGAATCCGCAGCGGGCGCGCCACCCCGAACGCCTTCTCGCGCATCAACGTCGAGTACTACGGCGCGATGACCCCGATCCCGCAACTGGCGTCGGTCTCTATCCCCGAGGCGCGCATGGCGATCATCAAGCCCTACGACGTCAGTTCGCTGGCCGCCATCGAGAAGGCCATCCGCGACAGCGACCTCGGCGTGAACCCGAGCAACGACGGCACCCTCATCCGGATCGTGTTCCCGCAGCTCACTGAGGAGCGGCGCCGCGAGATGGTCAAGGTCGCCAAGGGCAAGGGTGAGGACGCCAAGGTCTCCATTCGTGCCGTTCGCCGCCACGCGAAGGACACCCTCGACAAGCTGGCCAAGGACGGCGAGGTCGGTGAGGACGATGCCCACCGCGCCGAGGGGGAGCTCGACAAGACCACTGGCAAGTACACGGCGTCCATCGACGACATCGTGAAGGCCAAAGAAGCGGAACTCCTCGAGATCTGA